A part of Lactobacillus sp. ESL0700 genomic DNA contains:
- the rpsI gene encoding 30S ribosomal protein S9 yields the protein MAQQVAYAGTGRRKDAVARVRLVPGTGKITVNNKDVDQYIPFPNLVKDLKQPLTLTETDGQYDVKVNVNGGGFSGQAGAIRLGVARALLEVDPDFRGPLKKAGFLTRDPRMVERKKPGLKKARKASQFSKR from the coding sequence ATGGCACAACAAGTTGCATATGCAGGTACTGGTCGTCGTAAGGACGCAGTTGCGCGTGTACGTTTAGTACCAGGCACTGGTAAGATTACTGTTAACAACAAAGATGTTGATCAATACATTCCATTCCCTAACTTAGTTAAGGATTTGAAGCAACCATTGACTTTGACTGAGACTGATGGTCAATACGACGTTAAAGTTAACGTTAATGGTGGTGGCTTCTCAGGTCAAGCTGGTGCAATCCGTCTTGGTGTTGCACGTGCTCTTCTTGAAGTTGACCCAGATTTCCGTGGTCCTTTGAAGAAGGCTGGTTTCTTAACCCGTGACCCTAGAATGGTTGAAAGAAAGAAGCCAGGTTTGAAGAAAGCCCGCAAAGCTTCACAATTCTCAAAACGTTAA
- the rplM gene encoding 50S ribosomal protein L13 has product MRTTQLAKPNEIERKWYVIDATDVSLGRLSTAVATILRGKNKPQYTPNVDTGDNVIIINAAKLKLTGKKATDKIYYHHSGWRGGIKAVPAGDLLANNPVRLVELSVKGMLPKNTLGHQEFMKMHVYADADHKHEAQKPEELDINKLI; this is encoded by the coding sequence TTGCGTACTACACAATTAGCAAAACCTAATGAAATTGAACGTAAGTGGTATGTTATTGACGCAACAGATGTATCTTTAGGTCGTCTGTCTACTGCAGTAGCCACTATTTTAAGAGGTAAGAATAAGCCTCAATACACACCAAATGTTGACACTGGTGACAACGTTATTATTATTAACGCTGCTAAACTTAAGTTAACTGGTAAAAAGGCTACTGACAAGATTTATTACCACCACTCTGGTTGGCGTGGCGGAATCAAGGCTGTTCCAGCTGGTGATTTGCTTGCCAATAACCCAGTTAGATTAGTTGAATTGTCAGTTAAGGGTATGCTTCCAAAGAACACTCTTGGTCACCAAGAATTCATGAAGATGCATGTTTATGCTGATGCTGATCACAAGCATGAAGCACAAAAGCCTGAAGAATTAGACATTAATAAATTAATCTAG
- the truA gene encoding tRNA pseudouridine(38-40) synthase TruA, which yields MITRYKMTLAYDGHLFHGFQSQPHQRTVQGTIEAALTKMTKGKKIIVEGSGRTDAGVHAVGQVIHFDYPGNTIPPERMICALNSIMPLDIVFKECEIVDEHFHVRYSAKGKWYRYRASLDRFVDPFKRFYTGHYPYPVDIKRMQLAARDLIGTHDFTSFAASGGQIKNKVRTMYYVNIVQDKEANEIVFDFICSGFLYNMVRILVATLLEIGNGKRPLDDIPRVIKAKDREQVRETAQASGLFLYHVFYEDLPKKYRQDVD from the coding sequence ATGATTACAAGATATAAAATGACACTTGCGTATGATGGCCATTTATTTCATGGCTTTCAATCGCAGCCGCATCAACGTACTGTTCAGGGAACAATTGAAGCTGCACTGACTAAAATGACTAAGGGTAAAAAAATAATCGTTGAAGGATCAGGGAGAACTGATGCGGGGGTACATGCTGTAGGTCAGGTAATCCACTTTGATTACCCGGGAAATACTATTCCTCCAGAAAGAATGATTTGTGCACTCAACTCGATCATGCCTTTAGATATTGTCTTTAAAGAATGTGAAATCGTTGATGAACACTTTCATGTCCGTTATAGCGCTAAAGGAAAATGGTATCGGTATCGGGCAAGTCTTGATCGCTTTGTTGATCCATTCAAGCGTTTTTACACTGGCCACTATCCTTATCCGGTCGATATTAAAAGGATGCAGCTGGCTGCTCGCGACTTGATTGGTACCCATGATTTTACAAGCTTTGCTGCTAGCGGCGGTCAAATTAAAAACAAAGTAAGAACAATGTATTATGTTAATATCGTTCAGGATAAAGAAGCAAACGAAATTGTTTTTGACTTTATTTGCTCGGGCTTTTTATATAACATGGTGCGAATTTTAGTTGCTACTCTGCTAGAAATCGGCAATGGTAAACGACCGCTCGATGATATTCCCCGGGTAATAAAAGCAAAAGATCGAGAACAGGTGAGAGAAACCGCACAGGCAAGTGGATTGTTTCTTTATCATGTCTTTTATGAGGATTTACCAAAAAAATATCGGCAAGACGTTGATTAA
- a CDS encoding energy-coupling factor transporter transmembrane component T yields MSKILIGRYVPGNSLVYKMDPRGKLLATIFFILIIFLANNPLTYAIVTVFSFIAVAATGLRAKVFWDGVRPLVWLIFFTSLLQLLFTVGGKVYWQWTIFAITSYGIENAIYIFIRFTVIILISTVMTVTTMPLEIADAMEWLLTPLKLIKVPVDKIALVMSIALRFVPTLFDETVKIMNAQRSRGADFNNGGLITRAKAITPLLVPLFINSLETAVDLSTAMESRGYRDDNGRTRYRILQWSKFDLLDLGYFAILIALLVIFRTH; encoded by the coding sequence GTGAGTAAAATTTTAATTGGCCGATATGTACCGGGAAATTCACTTGTTTATAAGATGGATCCGCGGGGTAAATTACTTGCAACCATCTTTTTTATTTTAATTATTTTCTTAGCTAATAATCCGCTGACTTATGCGATTGTCACCGTATTTAGCTTTATTGCGGTAGCAGCAACTGGATTAAGGGCAAAAGTCTTTTGGGATGGCGTTAGACCATTAGTTTGGTTAATCTTCTTTACATCACTGCTGCAGCTGTTATTCACTGTTGGTGGTAAAGTTTATTGGCAGTGGACCATCTTTGCGATAACTAGCTATGGTATTGAAAACGCAATTTACATTTTCATTCGATTTACAGTCATTATTTTAATTTCAACAGTTATGACGGTAACAACAATGCCGCTTGAAATTGCGGATGCAATGGAGTGGCTATTAACGCCGCTTAAATTAATTAAGGTTCCAGTTGATAAAATTGCGTTGGTCATGTCGATTGCATTGCGCTTTGTACCAACCTTATTTGATGAAACTGTTAAAATTATGAACGCACAGCGGTCACGTGGCGCTGACTTTAATAACGGTGGACTTATTACGCGAGCTAAAGCAATTACACCATTGCTGGTTCCTCTATTTATCAATTCTTTAGAAACTGCAGTAGACTTGTCAACGGCGATGGAATCCCGCGGTTATCGCGATGATAATGGACGAACCCGTTATCGCATACTGCAGTGGTCAAAGTTTGATTTGTTAGACTTAGGTTATTTTGCAATTTTAATTGCGTTGTTAGTAATTTTTAGGACACATTAA
- a CDS encoding energy-coupling factor transporter ATPase — protein MSIKFKQVSYIYAPDSPLEKKGLDDVNFEIQDGSFTAIIGHTGSGKSTLMQHFNALLKPTSGQIEIAGTTITPETSNKNLKQLRRHVSLVFQFPEAQLFESTVLNDIAFGPKNFGYSEEEAKRVAHNWLKKVGLPEDIADKSPFELSGGQMRRVAIAGVLAYEPEILCLDEPAAGLDPHARKQMMNLFAEYQKAGHTVILVTHNMDDVANYADDVLVMEHGQMIKHDKPQVIFNDRSWLQQHYLDEPQASLFASKLTGFEFSTPPLTAQTLVQGIEKNLKE, from the coding sequence ATGTCAATTAAATTCAAACAAGTAAGTTATATTTACGCGCCAGATTCGCCACTTGAAAAAAAGGGTCTGGATGATGTGAACTTTGAAATTCAAGATGGTAGTTTTACGGCAATCATTGGTCATACTGGTAGTGGCAAGTCGACTTTAATGCAGCATTTTAATGCGCTATTAAAACCAACTAGTGGTCAAATTGAGATTGCTGGTACAACGATTACACCGGAAACTTCAAACAAAAACTTAAAGCAGTTACGCCGGCATGTCAGTTTAGTTTTCCAGTTTCCTGAAGCACAGCTTTTTGAAAGCACAGTACTAAATGATATTGCTTTTGGTCCGAAAAATTTTGGTTATAGTGAAGAAGAGGCAAAAAGAGTTGCTCATAATTGGCTGAAAAAGGTTGGCCTACCAGAAGATATTGCAGATAAGTCACCGTTTGAGCTTTCTGGTGGACAAATGAGAAGGGTAGCTATTGCAGGTGTCTTAGCTTATGAGCCGGAAATTCTGTGTCTTGATGAACCTGCTGCGGGGCTTGATCCACACGCACGTAAGCAAATGATGAATTTATTTGCAGAATATCAAAAAGCAGGCCATACAGTAATTTTGGTAACCCATAATATGGATGATGTGGCAAATTATGCCGATGATGTCTTAGTAATGGAACATGGGCAAATGATTAAGCATGATAAGCCTCAGGTGATTTTTAATGATCGTTCTTGGTTGCAACAGCATTATCTGGATGAACCACAGGCATCGTTATTTGCTTCTAAATTAACGGGATTTGAGTTTTCAACTCCGCCATTAACAGCTCAAACGCTAGTTCAAGGAATTGAAAAAAATTTAAAGGAGTGA
- a CDS encoding energy-coupling factor ABC transporter ATP-binding protein — MATDNIIKIKNVTFTYPDTKQPAIDNISFNIKRGTWTAIIGHNGSGKSTIIRLINGLLVPDNPEEASIEVDGVELNNDSVWDIRNKVGIVFQNPDNQFVGATVADDVAFGLENRGVPREEMLKIVPEAINAVGMADYTNSEPSSLSGGQKQRVAIAGIIAIKPKIIILDEATSMLDPEGRNKILQIVHQMKKEYDLTVISITHDIDEASLADQVIVMNDGKLIDQGSSSEIFSQTTLLKKLGLDVPFFEQIKDMLLERNINIPKTVNSEKELINFLCQLNSNK; from the coding sequence ATGGCAACAGATAATATTATAAAAATCAAAAATGTAACTTTCACATATCCAGATACAAAACAGCCAGCTATCGATAATATTAGTTTTAATATTAAAAGAGGAACATGGACAGCAATTATTGGTCATAATGGTAGTGGTAAATCAACGATTATTCGTTTAATTAATGGTTTGCTTGTTCCTGATAATCCTGAAGAAGCTAGTATTGAGGTTGATGGTGTCGAGCTTAATAACGATAGTGTATGGGATATTAGAAATAAAGTTGGTATTGTTTTCCAAAATCCTGATAATCAATTTGTAGGTGCAACCGTTGCAGACGATGTAGCTTTTGGCCTTGAGAATCGTGGTGTACCCCGCGAAGAAATGCTTAAAATTGTTCCTGAGGCAATTAATGCGGTGGGTATGGCTGATTATACTAATTCTGAGCCGTCTAGTCTCTCAGGCGGTCAAAAGCAGCGTGTGGCAATTGCTGGTATTATTGCAATTAAACCCAAAATTATTATTTTGGATGAAGCAACTTCAATGCTTGATCCCGAGGGTCGCAATAAAATTTTGCAAATTGTCCATCAAATGAAAAAGGAATATGATTTAACCGTTATATCAATTACGCATGATATTGATGAGGCTAGTTTAGCGGACCAAGTAATTGTCATGAATGATGGAAAATTAATTGACCAAGGTTCCAGCAGTGAGATTTTTAGTCAAACCACACTTCTTAAAAAATTAGGGTTAGACGTACCATTTTTTGAGCAAATTAAAGATATGCTTTTGGAACGGAATATTAATATTCCTAAAACTGTAAATTCAGAAAAAGAGTTGATTAATTTTTTATGTCAATTAAATTCAAACAAGTAA
- the rplQ gene encoding 50S ribosomal protein L17 yields MPYRKLGWDSAHRKAMLREMTTQLFMKERIVTTETRAKEIRKTAEKMITLGKRGDLAARRKAAAFVRDEVADIHEEGDAVVVKSALQKLFSDIAPRYKDRNGGYTRIMKLAKARKGDGAPMVILELV; encoded by the coding sequence ATGCCATACCGTAAATTAGGTTGGGATAGTGCACATAGAAAAGCAATGTTGCGCGAAATGACAACTCAATTGTTCATGAAAGAACGCATTGTTACTACTGAAACCCGTGCAAAAGAAATTCGCAAAACTGCCGAAAAGATGATTACTTTAGGTAAGCGTGGCGATTTAGCCGCTAGAAGAAAGGCTGCTGCTTTTGTACGTGATGAAGTTGCAGATATCCATGAAGAAGGCGATGCAGTTGTTGTTAAATCAGCATTGCAAAAACTTTTCAGTGATATTGCACCTCGTTACAAAGATCGTAATGGTGGTTACACCAGAATTATGAAGTTAGCCAAAGCTCGTAAGGGTGACGGCGCTCCAATGGTTATTCTTGAATTAGTTTAA
- a CDS encoding DNA-directed RNA polymerase subunit alpha produces MIEFEKPNITVVDQEKSYGKFVIEPLERGFGTTLGNSLRRVLLTSIPGTGLVYVQIDGVLHEFSTVPGVREDVVKMILNLKKLELKSFSDEQKLIELDVEGPATVTADDLKVDADVQILNPDQYICTIADGGHLHMQIAVKNGRGYVAASDNKSEDMPIGVIPVDSLFSPIKKVNYQVESTRVGKRDDFDKLTLEIWTDGSIKPNDALSFAAKILVAHFKVFETADANTKFDDVMIEKEDDTAEKKLEMTIEELDLSVRSYNCLKRAGINTLQELTDKTEADMMRVRNLGRKSLEEVKNKLADLGLSLRQED; encoded by the coding sequence ATGATTGAATTTGAAAAACCAAATATTACCGTTGTTGACCAAGAGAAGTCTTACGGTAAATTTGTTATTGAACCACTTGAACGAGGCTTTGGTACTACTTTAGGTAATTCATTACGTAGAGTTTTACTAACATCTATTCCAGGTACAGGACTTGTTTATGTTCAAATTGATGGTGTCTTACATGAATTCTCAACAGTTCCTGGTGTTAGAGAAGATGTAGTAAAAATGATTCTTAACTTGAAAAAGCTTGAGTTAAAATCATTTTCTGATGAACAAAAATTAATTGAATTGGATGTTGAAGGTCCAGCTACTGTAACTGCTGATGACCTCAAAGTTGACGCTGATGTTCAAATTCTAAATCCTGATCAATATATTTGTACCATCGCTGACGGTGGCCACTTGCACATGCAAATTGCTGTCAAGAACGGTCGCGGTTATGTTGCAGCAAGTGACAACAAGAGTGAAGATATGCCAATTGGTGTTATTCCTGTCGATTCTCTTTTTTCACCAATTAAAAAAGTTAATTACCAGGTTGAATCAACTCGTGTTGGTAAAAGAGATGATTTTGACAAGCTCACTTTAGAGATTTGGACTGATGGTTCAATCAAGCCTAATGACGCCCTTAGTTTTGCTGCTAAGATTTTAGTAGCGCACTTTAAAGTGTTTGAAACTGCTGATGCAAATACCAAATTTGACGATGTTATGATCGAAAAAGAAGATGATACTGCAGAAAAGAAACTTGAGATGACAATCGAAGAGCTTGACCTTTCTGTACGTTCATACAATTGTCTGAAGCGTGCTGGTATCAACACTCTGCAAGAGTTAACAGATAAGACTGAAGCAGATATGATGCGTGTACGTAATTTGGGACGGAAATCATTGGAAGAAGTTAAAAACAAATTAGCTGACTTGGGACTTTCACTTCGTCAAGAAGATTAA
- the rpsK gene encoding 30S ribosomal protein S11 — protein MPKTARKRRVKKHVEKGVAHIHSTFNNTLVMITDVQGNAVAWSSAGALGFKGSRKSTPFAAQMAAEAAAKSAMDQGMKHVEVSVKGPGSGRESAIRSLQATGLEITAIRDVTPVPHNGSRPPKRRRV, from the coding sequence ATGCCTAAAACAGCACGTAAGCGTCGTGTGAAGAAGCACGTTGAAAAAGGCGTTGCTCATATTCATTCTACGTTTAATAATACTTTAGTCATGATTACTGACGTTCAAGGTAATGCAGTTGCTTGGTCTTCAGCCGGTGCATTGGGCTTTAAGGGTAGCCGTAAGTCTACTCCGTTTGCAGCTCAAATGGCAGCTGAAGCAGCAGCTAAGAGTGCAATGGATCAAGGTATGAAACATGTAGAAGTTTCTGTCAAAGGTCCTGGTTCTGGTCGTGAATCAGCAATTAGATCATTACAAGCTACTGGTCTTGAAATTACTGCAATTCGTGATGTTACTCCAGTTCCCCACAATGGTTCTAGACCACCAAAACGTCGTCGTGTATAA
- the rpsM gene encoding 30S ribosomal protein S13 codes for MARIAGVDLPRDKRIVVALTYIYGIGEPTAQKICADAGVSEDIRSKDLTPDDQEKLRAEVDKYRVEGDLRRQVSMNIKRLIDIGSYRGMRHRRGLPVRGQNTKNNARTRKGSKKNK; via the coding sequence ATGGCACGTATTGCTGGTGTTGACTTACCAAGAGATAAAAGAATAGTTGTTGCTTTAACATATATTTATGGTATTGGTGAGCCTACAGCTCAAAAAATTTGTGCGGATGCTGGCGTTTCTGAAGACATACGTTCAAAAGATTTGACTCCAGACGATCAAGAAAAGCTTCGCGCAGAAGTTGATAAATACCGTGTTGAAGGTGACTTGCGTAGACAAGTTAGCATGAATATCAAACGGTTAATTGATATCGGTTCTTACCGTGGTATGCGTCACCGCCGTGGACTTCCAGTTCGTGGTCAAAATACCAAGAATAATGCCCGTACTCGTAAGGGTAGTAAGAAGAATAAATAA
- the rpmJ gene encoding 50S ribosomal protein L36 codes for MKVRPSVKPMCEHCKIIKRHGRVMVICSANPKHKQRQG; via the coding sequence ATGAAGGTTAGACCATCTGTTAAACCAATGTGTGAACATTGTAAGATTATTAAAAGACATGGCCGTGTGATGGTTATTTGTTCTGCAAATCCTAAGCACAAGCAACGTCAAGGTTAA
- the infA gene encoding translation initiation factor IF-1, translating to MAKDDVIEVKGKVVDTLPNAMFKVELENGAVILAHVSGKIRMHYIRILPGDRVTVELSPYDLTKGRITYRFIK from the coding sequence TTGGCAAAAGATGATGTCATTGAAGTAAAAGGTAAAGTTGTAGATACTTTGCCTAATGCTATGTTTAAAGTTGAATTGGAAAATGGAGCTGTGATTTTAGCACATGTTTCCGGCAAGATTAGAATGCACTACATTCGTATTTTGCCTGGCGACCGTGTTACTGTGGAACTTTCTCCTTACGATTTAACAAAAGGTAGAATTACGTATCGGTTTATAAAGTAA
- a CDS encoding adenylate kinase: MINLILLGLPGAGKGTVSEQIVDKYHLTHISTGDMFREAMANETKVGLEAKSYIDKGDLVPDEVTAKLVEERLAQPDIKEGYILDGFPRTTVQAELLEGITKRLNKPLTSVISLEVKEQTLIDRLSARFMCKNCGATYNKITKMPKEKGICDRCGSHDFYQREDDKPEVVKNRLEVNEKMNAPLKDFYQNKGLLTVIDGEQTPEKVFESVDAVLSK, encoded by the coding sequence ATGATTAACTTAATTCTTTTAGGTTTGCCTGGTGCTGGCAAAGGTACAGTGTCTGAGCAAATTGTTGATAAATATCACCTAACTCATATTTCAACTGGGGATATGTTTAGGGAAGCAATGGCTAATGAAACCAAAGTTGGTCTTGAAGCCAAAAGTTATATCGACAAGGGCGATTTGGTACCCGATGAAGTTACTGCTAAATTAGTTGAAGAGCGTTTAGCTCAACCTGATATTAAAGAAGGCTATATTTTAGATGGTTTTCCAAGGACAACTGTTCAAGCAGAATTGTTAGAAGGTATTACTAAACGCCTTAATAAACCTTTGACTAGTGTAATTTCGCTTGAAGTTAAAGAACAAACTTTAATCGATCGCTTGTCAGCCCGCTTTATGTGTAAAAATTGTGGTGCTACTTACAATAAGATTACTAAGATGCCTAAAGAAAAAGGTATCTGTGATCGTTGTGGTAGCCATGACTTTTATCAACGTGAAGATGACAAGCCTGAAGTAGTCAAGAATCGTTTAGAAGTTAACGAAAAGATGAATGCACCTTTGAAAGACTTTTACCAAAATAAAGGTTTGTTGACTGTTATTGATGGTGAACAAACTCCTGAGAAAGTTTTTGAAAGTGTTGATGCGGTACTAAGTAAATAG
- the secY gene encoding preprotein translocase subunit SecY codes for MFSTLKNAFKDKEIRNKIYFTLFILLLYRIGANITVPGVNAKAITQVAQTGLVPMLDTVSGGGLDNYSIFSLGVSPYITAQIVIQLLQMDIVPTLVEWGKQGEVGRRKTNQVTRWLSLAVAFVQSIGITLGFNALTQMGLVKSQSWQTYIEIAVIMTAGTMLLTWLGDEITDKGLGNGVSVIIFAGIIARLPRGLYQIFKEDIINNNASDRIQGIVFFIAIIIAILVVTQLVTWVEQADRRIPIQYTKRATVSGSESFLPLKVNVSGVIPVIFASSFIITPATILMVFQKSQGDQQWYKIMTSVFSMQTTPGVIIYTLLIILFTFFYAFVQVNPEKLSKNLQKQGAYIPSVWPGKDTQDYVSKLLIRLSTVGSVFLGLVALLPQLATNFWDLPSSIGLGGTSLLIVIGVVLELSRQINGLLMKREYVGFIR; via the coding sequence ATGTTTTCGACCTTGAAGAACGCTTTTAAGGATAAAGAAATTCGAAATAAAATTTATTTTACGCTCTTTATTCTCCTGTTGTATCGCATAGGAGCTAACATTACAGTTCCGGGTGTAAATGCAAAAGCGATCACTCAAGTAGCACAAACTGGTTTGGTTCCCATGCTAGATACTGTTTCTGGTGGTGGGTTAGATAATTATTCGATTTTTTCACTGGGTGTTTCTCCTTATATTACTGCACAAATTGTTATTCAGTTGTTGCAGATGGATATTGTTCCTACATTAGTAGAGTGGGGAAAACAAGGTGAAGTAGGTCGGCGTAAAACTAATCAAGTTACGAGATGGTTGTCATTAGCAGTTGCTTTTGTTCAAAGTATCGGTATTACACTTGGGTTTAACGCTTTAACACAGATGGGACTTGTAAAGTCTCAATCGTGGCAGACTTATATTGAAATTGCTGTTATTATGACAGCTGGAACAATGTTACTGACTTGGCTTGGTGATGAAATCACCGATAAAGGACTTGGTAATGGTGTTTCTGTAATTATCTTTGCTGGTATTATTGCTCGTCTTCCACGAGGTCTATATCAGATTTTTAAGGAAGATATTATTAATAATAATGCGAGTGATCGAATTCAAGGGATTGTGTTCTTCATCGCGATTATCATTGCAATTCTCGTCGTAACACAATTAGTTACGTGGGTTGAACAGGCGGATCGTCGGATTCCAATTCAATATACAAAGAGAGCAACTGTAAGTGGCTCAGAAAGCTTTTTGCCATTAAAAGTTAATGTTTCAGGTGTTATTCCGGTAATTTTCGCAAGTTCGTTTATTATCACGCCAGCAACAATTTTAATGGTCTTTCAAAAGTCCCAAGGCGATCAACAATGGTACAAGATAATGACCAGCGTGTTTAGTATGCAGACTACACCAGGAGTTATAATTTATACACTTTTGATTATTTTGTTTACTTTCTTCTATGCTTTTGTTCAGGTTAATCCTGAGAAGCTCTCGAAGAATTTGCAAAAGCAAGGTGCTTATATTCCTAGTGTGTGGCCAGGAAAGGATACACAAGATTACGTTTCGAAGTTGTTAATTAGATTATCAACTGTGGGATCTGTTTTCTTAGGTTTGGTTGCTTTACTGCCACAGCTTGCTACTAATTTTTGGGATTTACCAAGTTCAATTGGATTAGGCGGAACAAGTCTTTTAATTGTTATTGGGGTTGTCCTTGAATTATCACGTCAGATTAACGGTTTGTTAATGAAGCGTGAATATGTAGGATTCATCAGATAG
- the rplO gene encoding 50S ribosomal protein L15, which produces MKLNELHASAGSRSTRKRVGRGTSSGFGKTSGRGQKGQLSRQGGHTRLGFEGGQMPLFRTMPKRGFKNVNRKEYAIVNLDDLNKFEDNSEVTVASLKENGLVKKELSGVKLLAKGELKVKLNVKVNKVSAAAKKAVEAAGGSVEVI; this is translated from the coding sequence ATGAAGCTTAATGAATTACATGCCTCTGCTGGTTCACGCTCAACTAGAAAACGTGTTGGACGCGGTACTTCAAGTGGTTTCGGTAAGACTTCTGGTCGTGGACAAAAGGGTCAATTATCCCGTCAAGGCGGCCATACTCGTTTAGGTTTTGAAGGTGGACAAATGCCATTATTCAGAACTATGCCTAAGCGTGGATTTAAGAACGTTAACCGTAAAGAATATGCAATTGTTAATTTAGACGACTTAAACAAATTCGAAGATAACAGTGAAGTAACTGTCGCTAGTTTGAAAGAAAACGGTTTGGTAAAGAAAGAATTATCAGGCGTTAAATTACTTGCTAAAGGCGAATTAAAAGTTAAATTAAACGTAAAGGTTAACAAAGTTTCTGCCGCTGCTAAGAAAGCAGTCGAGGCTGCTGGCGGATCTGTTGAGGTGATCTAA
- the rpmD gene encoding 50S ribosomal protein L30 gives MTELKVTLIRSVAHRLPNQKKVVKALGLGRISSTVVLPDNAATRGALMKIAHLISVEEVNK, from the coding sequence ATGACTGAATTAAAAGTTACTTTAATTAGAAGTGTTGCGCACCGTCTACCTAACCAAAAGAAAGTTGTTAAGGCTCTTGGCTTAGGTAGAATCAGCAGTACTGTTGTTCTACCAGACAACGCTGCTACTCGTGGTGCATTAATGAAAATTGCCCACTTAATTTCTGTTGAAGAAGTTAATAAATAA
- the rpsE gene encoding 30S ribosomal protein S5, with amino-acid sequence MANRNDSRNNRRNKDDIEDQLVAINRVTKVVKGGQRMRFAALVVVGDKKGRVGFGTGKAQEVPEAIRKAVEAGKKNMINVPKVGTTIPHEVIGHYGSGSILFKPAPAGSGIAAGGAVRIVMDMAGIADVTSKSLGSNTPINVVRAAIDGLKKLRTSEEVEKLRHADLD; translated from the coding sequence ATGGCAAACCGCAACGATTCTCGTAATAATCGTAGAAATAAGGACGACATTGAAGATCAGTTAGTAGCAATTAATCGTGTCACCAAGGTTGTCAAGGGTGGTCAACGCATGAGATTTGCTGCCCTAGTAGTTGTTGGCGACAAAAAAGGTCGTGTAGGCTTTGGTACTGGTAAAGCTCAAGAAGTTCCAGAAGCAATCCGTAAGGCCGTTGAAGCTGGTAAGAAGAACATGATCAATGTTCCTAAGGTTGGTACTACCATTCCTCACGAAGTAATTGGTCACTATGGTTCAGGTAGTATTTTATTTAAGCCTGCTCCAGCTGGTTCAGGTATTGCTGCCGGTGGTGCCGTTCGTATCGTTATGGATATGGCTGGTATTGCTGATGTTACTTCTAAGTCACTTGGTTCAAACACACCAATCAATGTTGTTCGCGCAGCAATTGATGGCTTGAAAAAGCTTAGAACAAGTGAAGAAGTTGAAAAGCTTCGCCACGCAGATTTAGATTAG
- the rplR gene encoding 50S ribosomal protein L18, with protein sequence MISKPDKNKLRLKRHKRIRSKISGTAERPRLSVFRSNKNIYAQLIDDVEGVTLASASTLDESVKGSTKVEQAQAVGKAIAEAAKAKNISNIVFDRSGYLYHGRISALADAARENGLDF encoded by the coding sequence GTGATTTCAAAACCAGACAAAAACAAATTGCGCTTAAAGCGTCATAAACGTATTCGTAGCAAGATCTCTGGTACTGCTGAGCGCCCACGCTTAAGTGTTTTCCGTTCAAACAAGAACATCTACGCTCAATTAATTGATGATGTAGAGGGTGTCACGCTAGCAAGTGCCTCAACTTTGGATGAATCTGTTAAGGGTTCAACTAAGGTAGAACAAGCTCAAGCTGTTGGTAAAGCTATTGCTGAAGCAGCTAAAGCTAAGAATATTTCAAACATTGTGTTTGATAGAAGTGGTTACTTATACCACGGCCGTATTTCAGCTTTGGCAGATGCCGCTCGTGAAAACGGATTAGATTTCTAG